A segment of the Streptomyces sp. NBC_00376 genome:
TTCGAGGTCCCCGCGCAGGTGGAGGACGCCGTCGGAGTGGAGCGAGACATGGGTCGGCACCTCGGGCTCCTCGTCGGGGGCGCCGTCGGTGCGGTGGTACTGCAGGGCACCGCTGGGGCAGCGGTGGATGACGTCGGCGATGTCGTCGGCAGGGGCGCCGTCGGGCCGGATCCACGGCTTGCGGCCCGTGTCGAAGACAGACGGCAGGCCGCGTACGCATTCGGCGGCGTGCAGACAACGGTGCACGTCGTACTCGACGGTGATGCCTTCACCGTCGTACGACCTGGCCGCGGGGCGCAGGGGCTGTTCGGTGGCCACCGGTGACCTTCCTGGGTCGGTTCTGACTCCGCAGGAACGGTTCAAGCGTCCCCCCTGACCTCCCGGCCCGCTACTCGGAAGGGGACGGACCCGGCACTTCCGCAGCATGATGGCGAAGCTGTGTGTGATCGGTGATGCCCGTGTGAGCCCGCCTTCTTTTCGTTTTTTCACTGTGCCTAATATCTATGTGTCGAAGTTCTCAACGGATTTGACCAGTCCTGAGGCTGGCATCATCAAGGAGCACGCCCTGCGCACGCGCGCCTCACGGCGGACCGCACCGACCACCATGTCGCTGCGGACAGCCCTGCTCGTCCTGGCCATCGTTCCCGGCGTCGCACTGGCCGCTCTCTGGGCCGTCACCAGTGGTCAGACCCTGCTGGACTTCCAACGCCAGGCCGCACAGGGGCAGTTGGCACAGAAGGCCGGCCAGCCGTCCAACATCGTGTACTACAACCTGCAGGCGGAGCGCCGGCTCAGCGCCGAGGCGCTCGCCCGGCACGAGGGCGCCACCGACGAACTCCAGCGGCAGCGCAAGCTGACCGACGACGCCGTCAAGAGCTTCCAGACGCTCTCCGACGTGGCCACCGACGACGCACCCGCCGAGGTCCGTGACGCGGTCGGCAAGGCCCGGGAGGCCATCAACCAGCTCCCGGCCCAGCGCGCCCTCGTCGACGACGGCGGCAGCGACCAGCAGAAGGCCGTGTACGGCTACTACACGGATCTGATCGCGGTCGACCTCCAGCTCTTCGCGGCGCTCAGCCACGTCGACAACGGCCGGATCACCACGCTCTCCCAGCCGCTGGTCGACCTGTTCTGGACCAAGGAGATGATCTCCCGCTCGGACGCCCTGCTGGCGCGCGGCTGGTCCAAGGGGAAGCTGAGCACCGAGGACCTCAAGCTGGTCCGGGAGGCCGTCTCCGGCCAGGAACTCCAGTACTCCACCAAGGTCGTTCCCCAACTGCCCCCGGACGAGAAGGCCATGTGGGAGGAGATCACCCGCAGCTCGGCCTGGAAGACCAAGACGCGGGTGGAGAACGACGTACTGCGCCCGGCCGATGCCGACGCGAAGGGCTTCGTCACCCTCGACGCCCAGGAGAAGACCTGGCGCGGGGCGATGGACGAACTCACCCCGCAGATCGAGAAGCTCCTTGAGCACCGCACCGCCAGTGTGGTCGAGGAGGGCAAGGGCAGCGTCATGTCGCTGCTGTTCAAGATGGTGCTGACCACGGTCGTCGGCCTGCTGGCCGTGATCGCGGTCATCTGGACCACCTGGCGCCTCACCCGCAACCTCCGCCGCCGGATCGGCAGCCTCCAGGAGCGGGCCGAGGAGCTGGAGAAGGCCCTGCCGGACGTCGTCGAGCGGCTCGCCCAGGGCGAGCGGATCGATGTCGAGGCCGAGGCGCGGGCCATCGAGCCCGACGGCAAGGACAGCCGCAGCGACGAGCTGACCCAGCTCGGCGACGCGCTCAACCTGGCGCGCACCAGTGCGCTGGCCGCGGCCGTCAAACAGGCCGACCAGCACCGCGGCTTCGAGCGGCTGCTCCAGCGCATCGCCCGCCGCACCCAGCAGTTGATCGGCCAGCAGCTGAAGAAGCTGGACGAACTGGAGCGCAGGCACGAGGACCCCGAGGTGCTCGACGGCCTCTTCGACCTGGACCACCTCACCGCCCGACTGCGGCGGTACGAGGAGAACCTGGTGATCCTCGCGGGCGGTTCCCCGCACCGGCGCTGGCGCAAGCCGGTTCCGCTGCTGGACGTGATGCGTTCCGCCCAGGGCGAGGTGCAGGACTACCGGCGCGTGGTGCTTGACCTCGACGGCAGCCCCTGGCTGTCGGAGCGGGCCGTCGGCCCGGTCTCCCATGTGCTCGCCGAGCTCATCGAGAACGCGCTCAGCTTCTCCCGGCCGCCGAGCCCGGTCGAGGTCAGGGCCGCCAAGGTGAGCCGCGGACTGGCCATCGAGGTCGAGGACCGCGGACTGGGGATGGAGGAGGACCAGCTGGCCGCGGCCAACGAACTGATGGTCCGGCCGCCCCGGATGGACGTGCTCGCCCACTCCGACGACATCCGTCTCGGCCTGTACGTGATCGCGCGGCTCGCGGACCAGCACGGCCTGCGGGTGGAGTTCCGCTCCTCCGCGTACGGCGGTACCCGCGTGGTCCTGCTCGTCCCCGACGAGCTGACCGTCCCCGAACCGCGTACCGGCCCGGTCGGCGTGCCGGCCCCGGCTGCCGCCGCCCCGGCTCCTTCCGCCCCTTCGGCCGACGGCGCGCTGCCCACCCGCGTACAGGGCCAGGCGCTCGCCGGAGTCACCGCGCTGCACACGTCGGGCGCCCCGTACGCCACCACCGAGCAGCCGTACCCGGCCGCCGAACAGCCCTACCCGGCCCCGGAACCGGAGCCGTACCGGCCGGAGCAGGAACAGGAGCAGGAGCAGCCGTACGTGCCGCCGTACGCTCCGCCGGCGGCGCCGTACGCCGCTCAGGAGAGCCCGTACGGCCAGGCGGAACAGCCGTACATGACGGCCGCCGGACAGTATCCCGTGGACCAGCCGCCGTACCCGGCGCCCGAGGGCCGGTACCCCGGTGACCAGGAGCCGTTCGCGACTCCGCAGCAGCCGTATCCGGCTCCGTACGCCTCCGCCCCCGGGACGGACCGCGCGACGCCCCTCCCGATTCCCGCGCCCCGGCTGTCCGACCCGGAAAGCGTCCCGCCCGCCCGGCTGCCGGTGTCGGAGCCCGACCACCCGGCCCCGCCGGACGTGGCGGCCATCCACGCCCGGGACGCGGGGCACGGGTCCGACCGGCCCGACCTTCCCGCGCCCGGTGCGGAGCCCCCGTTGCC
Coding sequences within it:
- a CDS encoding (4Fe-4S)-binding protein; translation: MATEQPLRPAARSYDGEGITVEYDVHRCLHAAECVRGLPSVFDTGRKPWIRPDGAPADDIADVIHRCPSGALQYHRTDGAPDEEPEVPTHVSLHSDGVLHLRGDLEVATPEGPRQETRVMLCGCGRTANRPYCDHSGVCGEHG
- a CDS encoding nitrate- and nitrite sensing domain-containing protein, which produces MSKFSTDLTSPEAGIIKEHALRTRASRRTAPTTMSLRTALLVLAIVPGVALAALWAVTSGQTLLDFQRQAAQGQLAQKAGQPSNIVYYNLQAERRLSAEALARHEGATDELQRQRKLTDDAVKSFQTLSDVATDDAPAEVRDAVGKAREAINQLPAQRALVDDGGSDQQKAVYGYYTDLIAVDLQLFAALSHVDNGRITTLSQPLVDLFWTKEMISRSDALLARGWSKGKLSTEDLKLVREAVSGQELQYSTKVVPQLPPDEKAMWEEITRSSAWKTKTRVENDVLRPADADAKGFVTLDAQEKTWRGAMDELTPQIEKLLEHRTASVVEEGKGSVMSLLFKMVLTTVVGLLAVIAVIWTTWRLTRNLRRRIGSLQERAEELEKALPDVVERLAQGERIDVEAEARAIEPDGKDSRSDELTQLGDALNLARTSALAAAVKQADQHRGFERLLQRIARRTQQLIGQQLKKLDELERRHEDPEVLDGLFDLDHLTARLRRYEENLVILAGGSPHRRWRKPVPLLDVMRSAQGEVQDYRRVVLDLDGSPWLSERAVGPVSHVLAELIENALSFSRPPSPVEVRAAKVSRGLAIEVEDRGLGMEEDQLAAANELMVRPPRMDVLAHSDDIRLGLYVIARLADQHGLRVEFRSSAYGGTRVVLLVPDELTVPEPRTGPVGVPAPAAAAPAPSAPSADGALPTRVQGQALAGVTALHTSGAPYATTEQPYPAAEQPYPAPEPEPYRPEQEQEQEQPYVPPYAPPAAPYAAQESPYGQAEQPYMTAAGQYPVDQPPYPAPEGRYPGDQEPFATPQQPYPAPYASAPGTDRATPLPIPAPRLSDPESVPPARLPVSEPDHPAPPDVAAIHARDAGHGSDRPDLPAPGAEPPLPRRIRQASLADELRLDPAASRPGAPQPPDRPENPQPRPAPRRAGAAIGAFQRRSRAARATDEAPKQPAPPATPLPTREERP